A part of Aegilops tauschii subsp. strangulata cultivar AL8/78 chromosome 2, Aet v6.0, whole genome shotgun sequence genomic DNA contains:
- the LOC141041191 gene encoding uncharacterized protein: MAEEPSAKRPRGETSDQSTEVDDVQVPSQKHDYKVHLREVDIHGKEKLDVVCTSNPEEADKMISRILKRVCGLYPQYIGVDVEPKSLRPFLKEDRFYTFAGFSIEGDKEMLRSSGLEINPDKFIDIQRKWRVPFKGRKRYHSLADVAGSVIHPFYKQMKDKIDRVEDHKPWGISPLPNYLIEYAAIDVYATYESWKRIENIREGLESAKEAEKNYDDPYYGY, encoded by the exons ATGGCGGAGGAACCATCTGCCAAGCGTCCCCGTGGTGAGACGTCCGACCAGAGCACGGAGGTCGACGACGTTCAGGTCCCCAGTCAGAAGCACGACTACAAAGTGCACCTCAGGGAGGTTGACATCCACGGCAAGGAAAAGTTGGATGTCGTATGCACCAGCAATCCTGAGGAAGCCGACAAGATGATCAGCAGGATCCTGAAGAGGGTCTGCGGCTTGTACCCTCAGTACATCGGCGTTGATGTTGA GCCCAAGAGTCTGCGCCCGTTCCTGAAGGAGGACAGGTTCTACACCTTTGCCGGCTTCAGTATTGAAGGTGACAAAGAGATGTTGCGAAGTTCTGGTTTGGAGATCAACCCCGACAAGTTCATCGACATCCAGCGCAAATGGAGAGTTCCTTTCAAGGGAAGAAAGAGGTACCACTCTCTGGCTGATGTTGCAGGGAGCGTGATCCACCCATTCTACAAACAGATGAAGGATAAGATTGATAGGGTTGAAGACCATAAACCGTGGGGGATCAGCCCACTGCCCAATTACCTCATTGAGTATGCAGCGATAGATGTGTACGCCACCTACGAGTCGTGGAAGAGAATTGAAAACATCAGAGAAGGTCTGGAGAGTGCAAAAGAGGCAGAGAAGAATTATGACGATCCTTACTATGGATACTAG